The following are encoded together in the Streptomyces rapamycinicus NRRL 5491 genome:
- a CDS encoding SDR family NAD(P)-dependent oxidoreductase, with the protein MRRFEGYAVMLTGAGRGIGEVTARRFADEGARVLITDQDGELAAKAAASIRTDGGEAESLGCDVARRADAEAAVVHAVRSFGRLDVLVNSAHSCHVDTPLFEDQADDEWQQDIDVTLGGAFRCSRAALPHLAVAEGRGAIVNVGSVNGLQDFGNHAYSAAKAGLGSLTRTLAAHAAGRGVRVNLVAPGTIRTPGWDGQEDTLRRAAEVYPLGRVGEPTDIAAAITFLASSDAAWITGTTLPVDGGITTTNVAVRRAFGHLETPSET; encoded by the coding sequence GTGCGGAGATTCGAGGGCTACGCGGTCATGCTCACCGGCGCGGGGCGCGGAATCGGGGAGGTGACCGCCCGCCGGTTCGCCGACGAGGGCGCCCGGGTGCTGATCACCGACCAGGACGGTGAACTGGCCGCGAAGGCCGCCGCGTCCATACGGACCGACGGCGGCGAGGCCGAGTCGCTGGGCTGCGACGTGGCCCGGCGGGCGGATGCCGAGGCGGCCGTGGTGCACGCCGTAAGGAGCTTCGGAAGACTGGACGTCCTGGTCAACAGCGCCCACTCGTGTCACGTCGACACCCCGCTGTTCGAGGACCAGGCGGACGACGAGTGGCAGCAGGACATCGATGTCACCCTCGGCGGCGCCTTCCGCTGCTCCCGCGCCGCGCTGCCGCATCTGGCCGTCGCTGAGGGCCGGGGCGCGATCGTCAACGTCGGCTCGGTCAACGGCCTCCAGGACTTCGGCAACCACGCCTACAGCGCCGCCAAGGCGGGCCTGGGCAGCCTCACCCGCACCCTGGCCGCCCACGCCGCCGGACGGGGCGTCCGGGTCAACCTCGTGGCCCCCGGGACGATCCGCACCCCCGGCTGGGACGGCCAGGAGGACACCCTGCGCCGCGCCGCCGAGGTCTACCCCCTCGGCCGGGTCGGCGAACCCACCGACATCGCCGCCGCAATCACCTTCCTGGCCTCCTCCGACGCCGCCTGGATCACCGGGACCACCCTCCCCGTGGACGGCGGCATCACGACCACGAACGTGGCGGTGCGCAGGGCCTTCGGTCACTTGGAGACGCCCAGCGAGACATAG
- a CDS encoding caspase, EACC1-associated type, whose amino-acid sequence MAVLPDPAASRAVLIGTSRYAHLEQIPAVANNLSALAAALCAPGSWGLAPEHCTIVEDPGTAVEVLEAVRTAAEEATDTLLVYFAGHGLVEPRRGELFLGLTGSIQHRSYTGLPYGTLRDVVLDGRAGRQVMLLDCCFSGRVLGFMSAAGAEAVIDQVEIEGTYLLASVPDTSFALAPPGETHTAFTGELLRLLREGVPGGPELLDLDTVYAQVYAALRAKGRPLPQKRDRNTAGGLALARNAAWAPPGFGPPPPPYDHEPTPPPTPYDHEPTPPPSATPLPAVPPMPTWSPMALPSPAPLPSPGGASRGRRRAVTYGLAGALFVALVAAGVPLAMSWMKDSSKDDSGRDTGRDTSKSSGKPKPGPTSGNNAAAKGSVVNPSTRRGGTLKFISKDDADYWDPQRTYFGYVWNFSRYYARQLVTYAPKSGMDGTELVPDLAEKVAKVTNGGKTYTYTLRKGITWEDGSPITAEDIKYGIERVWAQDEISGGPIFLQQALDPELTYKGPYKDKLGLKAIETRGDRTIVFKLPKANGDFERMLATPSGSPVKKEKDTKGKYTNRPFSSGPYKFESYEPGTSLELVRNAEWERSSDPIRTALPERITVNISSDEQTNAKALFAGDYDLDLQSSGLSVPALAQATRSSDLSARLDSPFNGLILFAALPRSVKPLNNVHCRKAVLYAADRENMRTASGGVLSGDIAPHMLPSAITGSDSSYDPYETRKRRGKPNATEAEAELKACGKPNGFSTTIAVRNNRPAEVAVAESLQSSLRRVGIETEIDQIDGSQYAVTMGSPTVVKKKGYGIVIYRWGPDFPTGQSLLQPLADSRFIQSTANTNVAELDDPTIDHLFDTAIAEQDATKAGSDYAQINRRISDSAVYLPILFQKSVLWRGSRLTNVYTSEPWQGAYDYVSLGVSK is encoded by the coding sequence GTGGCCGTACTGCCCGATCCGGCCGCCAGCCGCGCGGTGCTCATCGGCACCAGCCGCTATGCCCACCTGGAGCAGATCCCGGCGGTGGCCAACAACCTGAGCGCGCTGGCCGCGGCCCTGTGCGCCCCGGGCTCCTGGGGGCTGGCGCCCGAACACTGCACGATCGTCGAGGACCCCGGCACGGCGGTCGAGGTCCTCGAGGCCGTCCGGACCGCGGCCGAGGAGGCCACGGACACCCTGCTGGTGTACTTCGCCGGACACGGCCTCGTGGAACCCCGCCGCGGTGAGCTCTTCCTGGGGCTGACCGGGTCCATACAGCACCGCTCCTACACCGGACTGCCGTACGGCACGCTGCGCGACGTCGTGCTGGACGGGCGGGCCGGGCGCCAGGTGATGCTGCTGGACTGCTGCTTCAGCGGCCGTGTGCTCGGTTTCATGAGCGCGGCGGGCGCCGAGGCGGTCATCGACCAGGTGGAGATCGAGGGCACCTATCTGCTCGCCTCCGTCCCCGACACCAGTTTCGCGCTCGCCCCGCCCGGCGAGACCCATACGGCCTTCACGGGTGAGCTGTTGCGGCTGCTGCGCGAAGGGGTACCGGGCGGGCCGGAGCTGCTGGACCTGGACACGGTCTACGCGCAGGTGTACGCGGCGCTGCGGGCCAAGGGGCGGCCGCTGCCGCAGAAGCGCGACCGCAATACGGCGGGCGGGCTCGCCCTCGCCCGCAACGCCGCCTGGGCACCGCCCGGTTTCGGCCCGCCGCCCCCGCCGTACGACCACGAGCCGACGCCGCCACCCACGCCCTACGACCACGAGCCGACGCCGCCGCCGTCGGCCACGCCGCTGCCCGCGGTGCCGCCGATGCCCACCTGGTCGCCGATGGCCTTACCGTCGCCCGCCCCGCTCCCCTCCCCCGGCGGCGCCTCTCGGGGCCGCCGCCGCGCCGTCACCTACGGGCTGGCGGGAGCGCTCTTCGTGGCCCTGGTGGCCGCGGGCGTACCTCTGGCGATGTCCTGGATGAAGGACTCGTCCAAGGACGACTCCGGGCGCGACACCGGGCGCGACACCTCCAAGTCGTCCGGCAAGCCGAAGCCGGGCCCCACCTCCGGGAACAACGCCGCGGCCAAGGGCTCCGTCGTCAACCCCTCGACGAGACGCGGCGGGACGCTGAAGTTCATCAGCAAGGACGACGCGGACTACTGGGACCCCCAGCGCACCTATTTCGGCTACGTCTGGAACTTCTCGCGCTACTACGCCCGCCAACTGGTCACCTACGCCCCCAAGTCCGGTATGGACGGCACCGAACTGGTACCCGACCTCGCGGAGAAGGTGGCCAAGGTGACCAACGGCGGTAAGACGTACACCTACACCCTGCGCAAGGGGATCACCTGGGAGGACGGCTCCCCAATCACAGCCGAGGACATCAAATACGGCATCGAGCGAGTCTGGGCCCAGGACGAGATCTCGGGTGGCCCGATCTTCCTCCAGCAGGCGCTCGATCCCGAACTCACCTACAAGGGGCCGTACAAGGACAAGCTCGGCCTGAAGGCCATCGAGACCCGGGGCGACAGGACCATCGTCTTCAAACTGCCGAAGGCCAACGGCGACTTCGAGCGCATGCTCGCCACACCGTCCGGATCCCCCGTGAAAAAGGAGAAGGACACCAAGGGCAAGTACACGAACAGGCCGTTCTCCTCGGGGCCGTACAAATTCGAATCCTACGAGCCGGGCACTTCGCTGGAGCTGGTCCGCAACGCCGAGTGGGAGCGGTCGTCCGACCCTATCCGCACCGCCCTGCCCGAGCGGATCACGGTGAATATCAGCAGCGACGAGCAGACGAACGCGAAAGCCCTGTTCGCGGGGGACTACGACCTGGACCTGCAATCCTCCGGGCTCAGCGTGCCTGCCCTCGCCCAGGCCACGAGGAGTTCCGACCTCAGCGCCCGGCTGGACAGCCCGTTCAACGGGCTGATCCTGTTCGCGGCCCTCCCCCGCTCCGTCAAACCGCTGAACAACGTCCACTGCCGTAAGGCGGTCCTCTACGCGGCGGACCGGGAGAACATGCGGACCGCCTCCGGCGGTGTGCTCTCCGGCGATATCGCGCCCCATATGCTCCCGTCCGCCATCACCGGCTCCGACTCCTCCTACGACCCGTACGAGACGCGCAAGCGGCGTGGCAAGCCGAACGCCACCGAGGCGGAAGCGGAGTTGAAGGCGTGCGGAAAGCCGAATGGCTTCTCCACCACCATCGCGGTGCGCAACAACCGCCCCGCCGAAGTGGCCGTCGCCGAATCGCTCCAGTCGTCGCTGCGGAGGGTCGGTATCGAAACCGAGATCGATCAGATCGACGGCAGTCAATACGCCGTGACGATGGGCTCCCCCACGGTGGTGAAGAAGAAGGGATACGGCATCGTCATCTACCGGTGGGGCCCCGACTTCCCGACCGGTCAGAGCCTTCTGCAACCGCTGGCCGACAGCCGTTTCATCCAGAGCACCGCCAATACCAATGTCGCCGAGCTGGACGATCCCACGATCGACCACCTCTTCGACACGGCGATCGCCGAACAGGACGCGACGAAGGCCGGGAGCGACTACGCGCAGATCAATCGGAGGATCTCCGACTCCGCCGTGTATCTGCCCATCCTGTTCCAGAAGAGCGTGCTCTGGCGCGGCTCCCGGCTGACCAACGTCTATACGAGCGAGCCCTGGCAGGGCGCTTACGACTATGTCTCGCTGGGCGTCTCCAAGTGA
- a CDS encoding effector-associated constant component EACC1 — MRIDVAVTGGEAELRSLHDWLRRDPGARHGARVELVQAEPSPGQMGVLTDVLQLITDNAWSAASFALALSTWRQTRPHGRRITVRRGDLTVDIDSGGDEELRRLIDALERPAAPEPEREPEPGRQGGGEGR, encoded by the coding sequence GTGCGGATCGACGTAGCGGTGACCGGTGGGGAGGCGGAGCTCCGTTCGCTCCACGACTGGCTGAGACGGGATCCGGGCGCGCGCCACGGTGCCCGGGTGGAGCTGGTCCAGGCCGAGCCCTCGCCGGGACAGATGGGCGTGCTCACCGATGTGCTGCAGCTCATCACCGACAACGCCTGGAGCGCGGCCTCCTTCGCGCTGGCGCTGTCCACCTGGCGGCAGACGCGGCCGCACGGCCGACGGATCACCGTGCGCCGTGGCGACCTTACGGTCGACATCGACAGCGGCGGCGACGAAGAGCTGCGGCGGCTGATCGACGCGCTGGAGCGCCCGGCCGCCCCCGAACCCGAACGGGAACCGGAACCGGGCCGTCAGGGCGGCGGGGAAGGGCGATAG
- a CDS encoding DMT family transporter yields the protein MTPLVAAAVLIAAVTHASWNAIAHGIRDQLLAFTLVGGGGALCGLALLPFTQLPAADAWPYLLASAAIHVVYQLLLMRSFHLGDFGQMYPIARGTAPLVVTVAAAVFVGERPDRWQAAGIALASAGLVGVALWGIRGARHAEREGNGGGAPQWLALTAAIATGLSIAAYTVVDGLGVRASGSPPAYIAWLMILEGFAIPACALAIRRGALLRQLRPVAARGLLGGLLSVTAYGLVLWAQTRAELAPIAALRESSIIVGAAIGALFFKEGFGGPRIAAAGLMVAGIGLMLHAG from the coding sequence ATGACCCCGCTGGTCGCGGCCGCCGTGCTCATCGCGGCCGTCACACACGCCAGTTGGAACGCGATCGCGCACGGCATCAGGGACCAGCTGCTCGCCTTCACCCTGGTGGGCGGCGGCGGGGCGCTGTGCGGGCTGGCGCTGCTGCCGTTCACCCAGCTGCCCGCGGCGGACGCCTGGCCGTATCTGCTGGCCTCCGCGGCCATCCACGTGGTCTATCAGCTGCTGCTCATGCGCTCGTTCCACCTGGGCGACTTCGGCCAGATGTACCCCATCGCGCGCGGAACCGCCCCGCTGGTGGTGACCGTGGCCGCCGCGGTCTTCGTCGGCGAGCGGCCGGACCGCTGGCAGGCGGCGGGCATCGCGCTGGCCTCGGCGGGGCTGGTGGGCGTGGCGCTGTGGGGCATCAGGGGGGCGCGGCACGCCGAGCGCGAGGGGAACGGCGGGGGCGCGCCGCAGTGGCTCGCCCTTACGGCCGCCATCGCCACCGGTCTGTCCATCGCCGCGTACACCGTCGTGGACGGTCTGGGGGTGCGCGCCTCCGGCAGCCCGCCCGCCTACATCGCCTGGCTGATGATCCTGGAGGGCTTCGCCATCCCCGCCTGCGCCCTGGCGATCCGGCGCGGTGCGCTCCTTCGGCAGCTGCGGCCGGTCGCGGCGCGCGGGCTGCTCGGCGGACTGCTGTCGGTCACCGCCTACGGCCTGGTGCTGTGGGCCCAGACCCGGGCCGAGCTCGCCCCGATCGCGGCGCTGCGCGAATCGTCGATCATCGTGGGGGCGGCGATCGGGGCGCTGTTCTTCAAGGAGGGGTTCGGCGGTCCGAGGATCGCGGCGGCGGGGCTGATGGTGGCGGGCATCGGGCTGATGCTGCACGCGGGCTGA